A region from the Spirochaeta thermophila DSM 6192 genome encodes:
- a CDS encoding ATP-binding protein encodes MKGVSCVLLLSLVVGILSGEEGFVLPHELSSGWTLVPLFPGGGPQDVSLPLDYRPAGPRGEILLRCTFTLPSSPTEPVYLLVDRLPGAYRYILNGVFLDEEGGFPPRFAHSRRDIYVRYIPPMQLREENELVIVAYEERSRIRIRRVALVDEREAFLVRNVRNVLNARIYGYFAFLSLFVSLYFFGLYANRRRERGFFFYAVSNLGIALYFVRMASPLAFLPPVLSYSVSKAGLIVSLGYLFVFYFEFFSLRGSDRLKRYVLTLVWVVGGFMVLVPQTLQDAERVFASSLVLGFAFLVSYVVISIIIFRHGAREGGFLLIGTGLLVLLGGHDIVYKVMGREPFVWLQGIGIFIFEAMIFITLASRTMRVYARLEEYSTGIEEEVARRTRELREANRLLEKANRAKSEFLANVSHEMRTPLHAIMGFAEALKGEQDPREREGHLQLLLSEAQRLKVLIDEILDVEKMEQGKLTLDESPFNLHEVVGYVCRVMEENARRKGLSFSFEIEDGVPVWVVGDPFRLQQVIMNLVGNAVKFTEEGGVRVRVGCVEEGEGRWIEVEVRDTGIGIPEEMREKVFESFVQADTSTTRRYGGSGLGMTIARELVRLMGGDVWLESEVGKGTRVWFRIPCVEAMAGVEAEGGALEEGTRGVLEGHRILVVEDYMPNQKIVSLVLSEAGAEVEVAVNGREALEKVAQGRYDLVLMDVHMPVMDGLEATRRIRALVGGDLPIVGLTADAYREDVRRCREAGMDGVLIKPIRRKEMVEEVRRLLSGRGGSEGEEDAREGIGAFVEEFGDLRERAFEILEGFLDEAERQWERIEGAWEGRDWEALHREVHALKGGAANLYARSLRDAALAAQEAARQHDEGRMPDLLDAVRRELSRLQEEIRTFLAGRGGGEPGG; translated from the coding sequence ATGAAAGGTGTGTCCTGTGTCCTGCTCCTCTCCCTTGTCGTGGGGATCCTGAGCGGGGAGGAGGGGTTCGTCCTTCCCCATGAGCTTTCCTCGGGATGGACCCTCGTCCCCCTCTTCCCGGGTGGTGGACCCCAGGATGTCTCGCTTCCCCTCGATTATCGACCCGCCGGACCGCGGGGAGAGATCCTCCTCCGCTGTACGTTCACCCTCCCCTCGTCTCCCACGGAGCCGGTGTACCTCCTGGTGGATCGTCTTCCGGGAGCCTACCGCTACATCTTGAACGGCGTGTTCCTCGACGAAGAGGGAGGGTTCCCTCCACGGTTCGCCCATTCGAGGAGGGATATCTATGTGCGGTACATCCCCCCCATGCAGCTCAGGGAGGAGAACGAGCTCGTCATCGTGGCCTATGAGGAGAGGAGCAGGATACGTATCCGACGCGTGGCCCTCGTGGACGAGAGGGAAGCCTTCCTTGTGCGGAACGTGCGCAATGTCCTCAACGCCCGCATCTACGGGTATTTCGCGTTCCTGAGTCTCTTCGTCTCTCTCTACTTCTTCGGTCTCTACGCGAACCGGAGGAGGGAGCGGGGGTTCTTCTTCTATGCGGTGAGCAATCTGGGGATCGCCCTCTATTTCGTGCGCATGGCATCCCCCCTCGCCTTTCTGCCCCCCGTCCTCAGCTACTCGGTCTCGAAGGCTGGGCTCATCGTCTCCCTGGGATATCTGTTCGTCTTCTATTTCGAATTCTTCTCGCTCCGGGGTTCGGATCGTCTCAAACGGTATGTCCTCACCCTCGTTTGGGTGGTGGGAGGGTTCATGGTGCTCGTGCCTCAGACCCTCCAGGATGCGGAACGCGTGTTCGCGTCATCCCTCGTGCTCGGGTTCGCCTTCCTCGTGTCATACGTGGTAATAAGTATCATCATCTTCCGGCATGGAGCACGGGAAGGGGGATTCCTCCTCATCGGTACCGGTCTCCTCGTGCTCCTGGGAGGGCACGATATCGTCTACAAGGTGATGGGTCGGGAACCGTTCGTATGGCTCCAGGGGATAGGGATCTTCATCTTCGAGGCCATGATCTTCATCACGCTCGCTTCGCGCACCATGCGGGTGTACGCGAGGCTCGAGGAGTACTCCACGGGGATCGAAGAGGAGGTGGCGCGGAGGACCCGGGAGCTCAGAGAGGCGAACCGGCTCCTCGAGAAGGCGAACCGGGCCAAGAGCGAGTTCCTCGCCAACGTGAGCCACGAGATGCGGACCCCGCTCCACGCGATCATGGGTTTCGCCGAGGCCCTCAAGGGAGAGCAGGATCCGAGGGAGCGTGAGGGACACCTCCAGCTCCTGCTCTCGGAGGCTCAGCGTCTCAAGGTGCTCATCGACGAGATCCTGGACGTGGAGAAGATGGAGCAGGGGAAGCTCACGCTCGATGAGAGTCCGTTCAACCTCCACGAGGTGGTGGGGTATGTGTGCAGGGTGATGGAGGAGAATGCGCGAAGGAAGGGGCTCTCGTTCTCTTTCGAGATAGAGGACGGTGTGCCCGTGTGGGTGGTGGGGGATCCGTTCAGGTTGCAACAGGTGATCATGAACCTCGTGGGGAATGCGGTGAAGTTCACCGAGGAGGGGGGGGTGCGGGTGAGGGTGGGGTGTGTGGAGGAGGGGGAAGGGCGTTGGATCGAGGTCGAGGTGCGGGATACGGGGATAGGGATACCGGAGGAGATGCGGGAGAAGGTCTTCGAGAGTTTCGTCCAGGCAGATACGAGCACTACCCGGCGGTACGGTGGGTCGGGATTGGGGATGACGATCGCGCGGGAGCTCGTGCGGCTCATGGGAGGGGACGTATGGCTCGAGAGCGAGGTGGGAAAGGGGACGAGGGTGTGGTTCAGGATCCCCTGTGTGGAGGCGATGGCCGGGGTGGAGGCGGAAGGTGGAGCCCTGGAGGAGGGGACGAGGGGAGTGCTGGAGGGCCACCGCATCCTGGTGGTCGAGGACTACATGCCCAACCAGAAGATCGTCTCCCTCGTGCTCTCGGAGGCGGGGGCCGAGGTGGAGGTGGCGGTGAACGGGAGAGAGGCGCTGGAGAAGGTGGCGCAGGGACGGTACGACCTGGTGCTCATGGATGTCCACATGCCGGTGATGGACGGACTGGAGGCCACGCGGCGTATCAGGGCCCTGGTGGGAGGGGATCTCCCCATCGTGGGGCTCACGGCCGATGCCTACCGGGAGGACGTGCGGCGGTGCAGGGAGGCGGGGATGGACGGGGTCCTCATAAAACCGATCCGCCGGAAGGAGATGGTCGAGGAGGTGCGGCGGCTGCTCTCGGGACGCGGGGGATCGGAGGGGGAGGAGGACGCCCGGGAAGGGATCGGGGCGTTCGTGGAGGAGTTCGGCGATCTCCGGGAACGGGCCTTCGAGATACTGGAAGGATTCCTGGATGAGGCGGAGCGCCAGTGGGAGAGGATCGAAGGTGCCTGGGAAGGGCGGGATTGGGAGGCCCTCCACCGGGAGGTGCACGCCCTCAAGGGGGGAGCGGCCAACCTCTACGCCCGGTCGCTCCGGGACGCGGCCCTCGCGGCACAGGAGGCGGCGAGGCAGCACGACGAGGGAAGGATGCCCGACCTACTCGATGCGGTACGGAGGGAGCTCTCCCGTCTCCAGGAGGAGATCAGGACGTTTCTCGCAGGGCGCGGCGGTGGAGAGCCGGGAGGATGA
- a CDS encoding MFS transporter: MGAPSEKFRLYLLQFFYFFAGGSALPFLTLYLKEVLLYPDGSPAYSLIGGLFLVSGLAGLVASPAAGYIADTFHAENRLLSISGLMYALGSFLYMVLWFLPPSYYGLAYALVIAGSVLRGIFMRPIIPLLDAQILAYFHHAEGNARNYGTIRWMGSFAWAFSLVASGILLQLTGKLVYPIAVHVTGLLLFAFIALPPSGTPRTSEPTRWEHLLKDRLFFGYLSVIFLVGFSVMGSYSFTTYLMEESEVSYLLMGLSFAVASLPEIPLMYLGRRLLARWGMSSLFLMGVGLHALKLVLFLLIPQGSSALLFVLVQILHGCGYAFYYLGHISIVDGLSHHTLRATYQNLQQFAWGLGASIGGLAGGIIIEHTSVRVFFGVDAAILVLAMGIFSSFILPALHRRALRETS; this comes from the coding sequence ATGGGAGCCCCCTCGGAGAAGTTCAGACTCTATCTCCTCCAGTTCTTTTACTTCTTCGCAGGGGGGAGCGCCCTTCCCTTCCTCACCCTCTACTTGAAGGAGGTGCTCCTCTACCCCGACGGCAGCCCCGCCTACAGTCTCATAGGGGGGCTCTTCCTCGTCTCCGGGCTCGCGGGCCTCGTCGCCTCGCCGGCGGCAGGCTATATCGCCGACACCTTTCATGCGGAGAACAGGCTCCTCTCCATCTCGGGACTCATGTACGCCCTGGGAAGTTTCCTCTACATGGTGCTCTGGTTCCTCCCCCCTTCCTATTACGGCCTCGCGTACGCCCTCGTGATCGCGGGGAGCGTCCTGAGGGGCATATTCATGCGCCCCATCATCCCCCTCCTCGACGCACAGATCCTCGCCTACTTCCACCATGCGGAGGGCAACGCCCGTAACTACGGAACCATCCGTTGGATGGGCTCGTTCGCCTGGGCCTTCAGCCTCGTGGCGAGCGGCATCCTCCTCCAGCTCACCGGAAAGCTCGTCTACCCCATCGCGGTCCACGTGACCGGACTCCTCCTCTTCGCCTTCATCGCCCTTCCCCCCAGTGGGACACCCCGCACCTCCGAGCCCACGAGATGGGAACACCTCCTCAAGGACCGCCTCTTCTTCGGCTACCTCTCCGTCATCTTCCTGGTGGGCTTCAGCGTGATGGGGAGCTACAGCTTCACCACCTACCTCATGGAGGAATCCGAGGTGAGCTACCTCCTCATGGGTCTCTCGTTCGCAGTGGCGAGCCTCCCCGAGATCCCCCTCATGTACCTGGGCAGGAGGTTGCTCGCGCGCTGGGGTATGAGCTCCCTCTTCCTCATGGGTGTGGGGCTCCATGCCCTCAAGCTCGTCCTCTTCCTGCTCATCCCGCAGGGGTCATCCGCCCTCCTCTTCGTCCTTGTCCAGATCCTCCACGGGTGCGGGTACGCCTTCTACTACCTGGGACACATCTCCATCGTGGACGGATTGTCCCATCACACGCTGCGTGCGACCTACCAGAACCTCCAGCAGTTCGCATGGGGCCTGGGCGCCTCCATCGGAGGGCTCGCCGGAGGCATCATCATAGAGCACACCTCGGTGCGGGTCTTCTTCGGCGTGGATGCCGCCATACTCGTCCTCGCGATGGGCATCTTCTCATCCTTCATCCTCCCGGCTCTCCACCGCCGCGCCCTGCGAGAAACGTCCTGA
- a CDS encoding DUF6657 family protein yields the protein MGEIKSALEKALERAAAIEPDKGKLEEERWITKGKQSAARFLEDREFDIKKELKGLSAEQRSWFVKGSVETFLANLTLPSREEELERLPLVMEGLRKVLGEAPLFGMLEQQLSQFFSQYLATYRQVETALLQQFAPRFREKETLLSQQLGMPVKVAPETDPEYQAAFRQHIGQVRAQYEQHLSQVKAQIRKMLLA from the coding sequence ATGGGAGAGATAAAATCGGCACTGGAGAAGGCCCTCGAGCGGGCTGCCGCGATAGAGCCCGACAAGGGAAAGCTCGAAGAGGAACGGTGGATCACGAAGGGCAAGCAGAGCGCCGCCCGTTTTCTCGAGGACCGCGAGTTCGACATAAAGAAGGAACTCAAAGGGCTTTCCGCCGAACAGCGGTCATGGTTCGTGAAAGGATCCGTGGAGACATTCCTCGCCAACCTCACCCTTCCTTCACGAGAGGAGGAGCTCGAGCGGCTTCCCCTCGTCATGGAGGGGCTGAGGAAGGTGCTCGGAGAGGCCCCTCTCTTCGGCATGCTCGAGCAACAGCTCTCGCAGTTCTTCTCCCAGTATCTGGCCACCTACCGGCAGGTTGAGACGGCCCTCCTCCAGCAGTTCGCACCCAGGTTCCGGGAGAAAGAGACGCTCCTCTCCCAGCAACTCGGCATGCCCGTGAAGGTCGCCCCGGAGACCGATCCCGAATACCAGGCGGCCTTCAGACAGCACATCGGCCAGGTGAGGGCACAGTATGAACAGCATCTCTCCCAGGTAAAGGCCCAGATCCGGAAGATGCTCCTCGCCTAG